The window ggactgtgggaggaaaccagagtacccggaggaaacccacgcagacacggggagaatgtgcaaactccgcacagacagccgcccgaggctggaatcgaacccgggaccctggtgctgtgaagctgcagtgctaaccactgagccaccgtgccaccccagagAGTAGAAGGAGTAAAATAAATAGACTAGCTGGCTTTGACCACGGCAGCAGAAACAGATGCGCCTCACCGTTCCTtcggtgtcactgggtcaatatgatggaattccctccctaatggcattgtgggtcagctcAGAGCAggagcggttcaagaagacaactagccactaccttctcaaggggcaactagggactggcaataaatccTGGGCCCAGCACTAATGAGTGGCTTTCTCTGCTATTTCAGAGAGCGCCTACCTGTAGTTATGCAAACCAAATTGGGCAACAGCAGAAAATTCCCTCCCCTAAAGAGCACGGGTGAATCTGATTCATTATTACAACAATCTGATAGCTTCAAGGTCATTGACAGGATGTCTATCTTATTCGAGACTTATCAAATTTGAAATATCATTGCTCCTGCAGTGAGATATTGAACTCAGTACAGCCCAGACTGCTGGGCGCAGTAACAGAACCATTAATCCACAATTGCTGTCTCAGGCTTGGGCAAAGCAGGTTTGTATTTTTATTATCTGTGACCAGTGAAAccgagttaatatttcgagttcttctctcagagggttgtgaatctgtggaattgtttaccGCAGAGGCTGAGTCATTCAGTACATTCAAAGCCACGgtagtcagatttttaatcagtcagggaatcaagggctatagggataaggcaggaaagggaTGTTGTCAATAACCAGATCAGCCACtatttcattgaatgacagagcactcgatgggctgaatggcctccttctgctcctacatcttgtggtcttatggggCCCAATATGACTCAAAATGTTAGATAccgcggtgtgaagctggatgaacacagcaggccaagcaacatcagaggagcaggaaagctgacgtttcgggtcaggacccttcttcagaagaagggtctaggcctgaaacgtcaagctttcctgctcctctgatgttgcctggcctgctgtgttcatccagcttcacactgtgttctctcagattctccagttccttcTGTccctgactcaaaatgttaaccgtttctctctctgcagatgctgccagacctgctgagtttctccaggaatttctattTTTACTTCGGGTCTCCAGGGTCAGCAGCTTTTTGCTTTCCCAGTTATTTTCGGTCACATTTAGGGTCTTTTCTTGACAACTTAGGAGGTAGCTAACTCACTTTCTTGCTCATTCCTGCTTTAAATCGCAAAACAGACAGAAACAGATGGGCGAACCTTTTATTTTCATGAAGAGAATGATCCCTGTCACCAGCAGGAGGAGAAATTTGATTAAAGGGATCAGGCACAGCATTCCCACGATGAAATTGGAGTAGTTGTTGTCAGTAGAGGGGAAGTCAATCTGTTGAGAGTCCCTGCCGTGTTTGTTTTCAGCCACACAGCTGTACGTCCCTCTCAGTGCCGGGTTATGGAGCTTTCCCAGGGTCTGATGCCTCACAggctctcgggtgactgtcacgCCCCTGGACACGGGGCTTCCTTTAGGGTCTACCCACGTTATGTTGGCAAATGGCTCCCCCACCACGCGGCACACGATAACGGTTCCAGTGCCATTCTCTCTCAGAGCCGACAGCTCCAGGATCGTCGCTGGGGCTTcgggagggaaacagagagatgCAAGTTACGTTTTTCTCATTggtccatgggatgtgggtgcggccagctgggccagcatttattgccccgtccctagttgccccttgagaaggtgggggtgagctgccttcttgaacagctgcagttcacctgctgtgggttgaaccacaatgccgtttgggagggaattccaggattttgacctgaaggaatggtgatacattttccaagtcaggatggtgagtggcttggagaggaacttgctgatggtggtgttcccatgtatctgctgcacttgtctttCTTGATGATGGAGGTCACAGGCTTAGAAGGTACTGtgtgaagatctttggtgaatttccgcagtgtagatagtacacactgcggccactgagtgtcagtggtggagggagtggatgcttgtggatgtggtgccaatcaagtgggagcTGCTTTGTCCCATATGGGGTTAAggttcctgagtgttgttggggctgcacccatccaggcaagtggggagtattccattgcactcctgacttgtgccctgtggatggtggacaggctttggggagtcagggggtgagttactcactgcaggattcccagcctctggacTGCCCTTGCAGCCATTGTGTTTACGTGTCTAGTGCAGTTcaatttctggccaatggtaacccccaggatgtcgatagtgcagggttcagtgatggtaatgccattgaatgtcaaggggaaattATTAGATTATTTCTTGTTGGGGATGGTCAttccctggcacttgtgtggtgtaagtgtcacttgccatttgtcagcctaagcctgggtAGTGACtagatcctgttgcatttggacatggctTCAGTGTGTgagagttgcgaatggtgctgaacattgtgcaaacatcggTGAAGTggggatgaagcagctgaagatggttgggcctgggacacacTGTGGGAGGCTACTCAAGTAAGCGATGGTAATGTTTCAACAAGACAGCTCCTACTACCTTCTCAATATGTGGGCAATTGGGGCTATTGAATAATCGAATTGTAAACGATGGAGGTAATTGGAAATGATCTAATTCCTGACCGCGGTGCTCCCTTACCGTCAACCTGGAGCCTCACCACATCCTGAGTCACATTTTCCTGATTGCCAATCCTGACGTGGACATGacagaaataaatgctggaatcGTTCAGCCACAGGTCCCTCACTCTGATGGAGGCGTCTCCTTGGGTCAGGTTTCCAGTCAGTTCATATCGCTGTCCTTCATTGACAGTGACCGTGTCGACATAGTGACAGCCAGCGCAGAGGAAACGAGTTTGATTCAAAATAGTGGACTCCTTGTCTGGGCTCGCCTTCATCCACAGGACAGTGACGGACTGGGAGAGCCATTTGCAGGGGTTAAAGGCACAGGGCAGTGTGGCAGGATCTCCCCTCTTCCCGGTCACTGGCACCAAATCATTCCTTGAAGCTGAGATAGAGAAATGATTTTACAGAATGTGATTCATCTCCCTGTATTTGTATGACAATGCGCTTGTGTTTATGCCAACATTCAGGAAGACAGAAAGTGAGGCAGCTTTAGAAAAAAATTGATGAAAAGCCTGCAGGCACTTTCACTGCAGCTTTCACAATTTCGCACATTGGCTGGAAATATTGTGAACTGAACAAAGCATTTGTGAAGCGTGGTCCCCGGTCCAATGTAGGAATACAGATGCAATCGCTGCACACCAAGCTCTGGAGCAAAGTACAAATGACCCAGTAATCTGGGGGCATGTGCTGGTCAGGACACTTGAGAAATTGTGTTAGAGgcaaaaaaaacctgcagatgctggaatccaggagaggcaaacaggaggctggaggaaaacagcaaaccaggcaacatctggaggaaaggagcagtcaacgtttcgggtatgacccttcttcaggactagatGTGgagggtagggggagctgcagataaagggggtgCTGGGGAGAAGGTAGTGgaatgatggtgataggtggaagTAGGTccgacctggttggtcaatggga of the Stegostoma tigrinum isolate sSteTig4 chromosome 3, sSteTig4.hap1, whole genome shotgun sequence genome contains:
- the LOC125451193 gene encoding uncharacterized protein LOC125451193 isoform X2, with protein sequence MSEGFKRMVFAALLCVITEISYTQGFGQNGWTIATPSRLTASRNDLVPVTGKRGDPATLPCAFNPCKWLSQSVTVLWMKASPDKESTILNQTRFLCAGCHYVDTVTVNEGQRYELTGNLTQGDASIRVRDLWLNDSSIYFCHVHVRIGNQENVTQDVVRLQVDAPATILELSALRENGTGTVIVCRVVGEPFANITWVDPKGSPVSRGVTVTREPVRHQTLGKLHNPALRGTYSCVAENKHGRDSQQIDFPSTDNNYSNFIVGMLCLIPLIKFLLLLVTGIILFMKIKD
- the LOC125451193 gene encoding uncharacterized protein LOC125451193 isoform X1, with the translated sequence MSEGFKRMVFAALLCVITEISYTQGFGQNGWTIATPSRLTGKEGKTTVLICKFTHPHPGYPGNITVTWKEVRANVMLYSYTNYPSLNSQSVVFENMILQNMNKRYQVLGNPRENDASIIIKQLSLHDNYQQYICLVNLSHYPNETSQSSIQTITVVPASRNDLVPVTGKRGDPATLPCAFNPCKWLSQSVTVLWMKASPDKESTILNQTRFLCAGCHYVDTVTVNEGQRYELTGNLTQGDASIRVRDLWLNDSSIYFCHVHVRIGNQENVTQDVVRLQVDAPATILELSALRENGTGTVIVCRVVGEPFANITWVDPKGSPVSRGVTVTREPVRHQTLGKLHNPALRGTYSCVAENKHGRDSQQIDFPSTDNNYSNFIVGMLCLIPLIKFLLLLVTGIILFMKIKD